One genomic region from Actinocatenispora thailandica encodes:
- the guaA gene encoding glutamine-hydrolyzing GMP synthase — MENTPRAGVPRPVLVVDFGAQYAQLIARRVRELQLYSEIVPHSASVSELLARDPAAIVLSGGPASVYAEDAPGVDPALFDAGVPVFGICYGFQAMARALGGTVAQTGRREFGGTPLVVDTPGAVLADLPAEQSVWMSHNDAVTVAPGGFAVTAHSAGAPVAAFENTAQRLAGVQFHPEVAHTPRGQDVLRRFLFDVAGLTPNWTTGSVIDDQVAAIRAQVGDAAVLCALSGGVDSAVAAALVHKAIGDQLTCVFVDHGLLRAGEAEQVERDYVAATGIKLKVVDAAETFLGQLAGVTDPEQKRKIIGREFIRTFEAAAREVAAAEGVQFLVQGTLYPDVVESGGGTGTANIKSHHNVGGLPDDLAFTLVEPLRTLFKDEVRAIGAELGLPTEMVQRHPFPGPGLAIRIIGAVTPERLAMLRAADLVAREELTAAGLDGEIWQFPVVLLADVRSVGVQGDGRTYGHPVVLRPVVSEDAMTADWAKLPYEVLARISTRITNEVPEVNRVTLDITSKPPGTIEWE, encoded by the coding sequence ATGGAAAACACGCCACGGGCCGGTGTGCCGCGTCCGGTGCTGGTCGTCGACTTCGGCGCGCAGTACGCGCAGCTGATCGCGCGGCGGGTGCGCGAGCTGCAGCTCTACTCCGAGATCGTGCCCCATTCGGCATCGGTGTCCGAGCTGCTCGCCCGGGACCCGGCCGCGATCGTGCTGTCCGGCGGCCCGGCCAGCGTGTACGCCGAGGACGCGCCGGGCGTCGACCCGGCCCTGTTCGACGCCGGGGTGCCGGTGTTCGGCATCTGCTACGGGTTCCAGGCGATGGCCCGCGCGCTCGGCGGCACGGTGGCGCAGACCGGCCGGCGCGAGTTCGGCGGTACCCCGCTGGTGGTCGATACGCCCGGCGCGGTGTTGGCCGACCTGCCGGCGGAGCAGTCGGTGTGGATGAGTCACAACGACGCGGTGACGGTGGCGCCGGGCGGTTTCGCGGTGACCGCGCACTCGGCCGGCGCGCCGGTCGCGGCGTTCGAGAACACCGCGCAACGGCTCGCCGGCGTGCAGTTCCACCCGGAGGTGGCGCACACCCCGCGCGGTCAGGACGTGCTGCGCCGCTTCCTGTTCGACGTGGCCGGGCTGACCCCGAACTGGACCACCGGTTCGGTCATCGACGACCAGGTGGCCGCGATCCGTGCCCAGGTGGGCGACGCGGCGGTGCTGTGCGCGCTGTCCGGCGGGGTCGATTCGGCGGTCGCCGCGGCCCTCGTCCACAAGGCCATCGGCGACCAGCTGACCTGCGTGTTCGTCGACCACGGGCTGCTGCGTGCGGGCGAGGCGGAGCAGGTCGAACGCGACTACGTGGCCGCCACCGGGATCAAGTTGAAGGTCGTCGACGCGGCCGAGACGTTCCTCGGCCAGCTCGCCGGTGTCACCGACCCGGAGCAGAAGCGCAAGATCATCGGCCGCGAGTTCATCCGTACCTTCGAGGCCGCCGCCCGCGAGGTCGCCGCCGCCGAGGGCGTGCAGTTCCTGGTGCAGGGCACCCTCTATCCGGATGTGGTGGAGTCCGGTGGCGGCACCGGCACCGCCAACATCAAGTCGCACCACAACGTCGGCGGGTTGCCCGACGACCTGGCCTTCACCCTGGTCGAGCCGCTGCGCACGCTGTTCAAGGACGAGGTGCGGGCGATCGGCGCGGAGCTGGGGCTGCCGACCGAGATGGTGCAGCGGCACCCGTTCCCGGGGCCCGGCCTGGCGATCCGGATCATCGGCGCGGTGACGCCGGAACGGCTGGCCATGCTGCGCGCCGCCGACCTGGTGGCCCGCGAGGAACTGACCGCCGCCGGGCTGGACGGCGAGATCTGGCAGTTCCCGGTGGTACTGCTGGCCGACGTGCGCTCCGTCGGGGTGCAGGGCGACGGTCGCACGTACGGGCATCCGGTGGTGCTGCGCCCGGTGGTCAGCGAGGACGCGATGACCGCCGACTGGGCCAAGCTGCCGTACGAGGTGCTCGCCCGCATCTCCACCCGGATCACCAACGAGGTGCCGGAGGTCAACCGGGTCACCCTGGACATCACCAGCAAGCCGCCGGGCACCATCGAGTGGGAGTGA